One window from the genome of Trabulsiella odontotermitis encodes:
- a CDS encoding IS5-like element ISKpn26 family transposase — MSHQLTFADSEFSTKRRQTRKEIFLSRMEQILPWQNMVEVIEPFYPKAGNGRRPYPLETMLRIHCMQHWYNLSDGAMEDALYEIASMRLFARLSLDSALPDRTTIMNFRHLLEQHQLARQLFKTINRWLAEAGVMMTQGTLVDATIIEAPSSTKNKEQQRDPEMHQTKKGNQWHFGMKAHIGVDAKSGLTHSLVTTAANEHDLNQLGNLLHGEEQFVSADAGYQGAPQREELAEVDVDWLIAERPGKVKTLKQHPRKNKTAINIEYMKASIRARVEHPFRIIKRQFGFVKARYKGLLKNDNQLAMLFTLANLFRVDQMIRQWERSQ; from the coding sequence ATGAGCCATCAACTCACCTTCGCCGATAGTGAATTCAGCACTAAGCGCCGTCAGACCCGAAAAGAGATTTTCCTCTCCCGCATGGAGCAGATTCTGCCATGGCAAAACATGGTGGAAGTCATCGAGCCGTTTTATCCCAAGGCGGGCAATGGCCGACGGCCCTATCCGCTGGAGACCATGCTGCGTATTCACTGCATGCAGCATTGGTACAACCTGAGCGACGGTGCCATGGAAGATGCCCTGTACGAAATCGCCTCCATGCGCCTGTTTGCCCGATTATCCCTGGATAGCGCCCTGCCGGATCGCACCACCATCATGAATTTCCGCCACCTGCTCGAGCAGCATCAACTGGCCCGTCAATTGTTCAAGACCATCAATCGCTGGCTGGCCGAAGCAGGCGTCATGATGACCCAAGGCACTTTGGTGGATGCCACCATCATTGAGGCACCCAGCTCTACCAAGAACAAAGAGCAGCAACGCGATCCGGAGATGCATCAGACCAAGAAAGGCAATCAGTGGCACTTTGGCATGAAGGCCCACATTGGTGTCGATGCCAAGAGTGGCCTGACCCACAGCCTAGTCACCACCGCGGCCAACGAGCATGACCTCAATCAGCTGGGTAATCTGCTTCATGGAGAGGAGCAATTTGTCTCAGCCGATGCCGGCTACCAAGGAGCGCCACAGCGCGAGGAGCTGGCCGAGGTGGATGTGGACTGGCTGATCGCCGAGCGTCCCGGCAAGGTAAAAACCTTGAAGCAGCATCCGCGCAAGAACAAAACGGCCATCAACATCGAATACATGAAAGCCAGCATCCGTGCCAGGGTGGAGCACCCGTTTCGCATCATCAAGCGGCAGTTCGGCTTCGTGAAAGCCAGATACAAAGGGCTGCTGAAAAACGATAACCAACTGGCGATGTTATTCACCCTGGCCAACCTGTTTCGGGTGGACCAAATGATACGTCAGTGGGAGAGATCTCAGTAA
- a CDS encoding Hcp family type VI secretion system effector — MPTPCYISIKGQTQGLITDRAFTAESVGNIYVQGHEDEMLVQEFQHNVTVPTDPQSGQPSGQRAHKPFIFTVALNKAVPLLYNALASGEMLPTTELHWYRTSIEGKQEHFFTTRLTDSTIVDINCHMPHCQDDTKREFTQLIQVSLAYRKIEWEHVSAGTSGADDWRAPLEA, encoded by the coding sequence ATGCCAACACCCTGTTATATATCGATTAAAGGCCAGACGCAGGGGCTAATCACCGATCGGGCGTTTACAGCAGAATCCGTGGGCAATATCTACGTTCAGGGACATGAAGATGAAATGCTGGTGCAGGAATTTCAGCATAACGTTACGGTACCAACCGATCCGCAGTCTGGTCAGCCCAGCGGCCAACGCGCGCATAAGCCGTTCATTTTTACTGTCGCACTGAATAAAGCCGTACCACTGCTGTACAACGCACTGGCATCCGGTGAAATGCTGCCGACCACCGAATTGCACTGGTATCGCACTTCCATTGAAGGTAAACAGGAGCACTTCTTCACTACACGCCTGACGGACTCCACTATTGTGGATATCAACTGCCATATGCCGCACTGTCAGGACGACACGAAACGTGAGTTTACTCAGTTGATTCAGGTATCTCTGGCTTACCGTAAAATCGAGTGGGAACACGTTTCCGCAGGGACATCTGGAGCCGACGACTGGCGTGCGCCACTGGAGGCATAA